One Magnetospirillum sp. WYHS-4 genomic window carries:
- the pgi gene encoding glucose-6-phosphate isomerase translates to MTAPNQLPAWKALEAHRDTTRDRHMRDLFAADPGRFGRFSLRLGDLLLDYSKNRIDGETMTLLVDLARQAGVETLRARMVAGERINNTENRSVLHMALRAPRTAGFQADGEAVGAKVARVLDQMRAFSVSVRSGIWKGATGKRITDVVNIGIGGSDLGPAMVCEALKPYRQEGLDVRFVSNVDGTHLAETLKQCHPETTLFLVASKTFTTQETMANARSAREWLVERLGEGAVSRHFAALSTNGRAVKEFGIDPANMFEFWDWVGGRYSLWSAIGLPIAIAIGMNRFEELLAGARAMDEHFLSAPLEANLPTVLALIGVWNVNFLGAGAYAVLPYDQYLHRLAAYLQQADMESNGKRVTRDGRPVAWDTAPVLFGEAGTNGQHSFYQLIHQGTRLVPCDFIAPAVSHNELDDHHAILLSNFFAQTEALMRGKTADEARADLEKQGLADEALEALLPHKVFPGNRPTNSILVRRVDPHTLGMLIALYEHKIFVQGCIWDINPYDQWGVELGKQLASRILPELKGPDAPTAHDSSTNGLIAAYKAWK, encoded by the coding sequence ATGACCGCGCCCAACCAGCTGCCCGCCTGGAAGGCCTTGGAGGCCCACCGCGACACCACCCGGGACCGGCACATGCGGGACCTGTTCGCCGCCGATCCGGGGCGATTCGGGAGGTTCTCGCTACGCCTGGGCGACCTGCTGCTCGATTATTCCAAGAACCGCATCGACGGCGAGACCATGACCCTGCTGGTTGACTTGGCCCGCCAAGCCGGGGTCGAGACCTTGCGGGCCCGCATGGTTGCCGGCGAGCGCATCAACAACACCGAGAACCGATCCGTGCTGCACATGGCGCTACGTGCCCCCAGGACGGCCGGGTTCCAGGCGGACGGCGAGGCGGTGGGCGCCAAGGTCGCCCGTGTCCTGGACCAGATGCGGGCCTTTTCGGTTTCCGTGCGCAGCGGCATCTGGAAGGGCGCCACGGGCAAACGGATCACCGACGTGGTCAATATCGGCATCGGTGGTTCCGACCTGGGGCCGGCGATGGTCTGCGAGGCCTTGAAGCCCTACCGCCAGGAAGGGCTCGACGTCCGCTTCGTCTCCAACGTGGACGGCACCCACTTGGCGGAAACCCTCAAGCAATGCCATCCCGAGACCACGTTGTTCCTGGTCGCTTCCAAGACCTTCACCACCCAAGAGACCATGGCCAACGCCCGTTCCGCCCGCGAATGGCTGGTGGAACGCCTGGGCGAAGGGGCGGTGTCGCGCCACTTCGCCGCCCTGTCCACCAACGGCAGGGCGGTCAAGGAATTCGGCATCGATCCCGCCAACATGTTCGAGTTCTGGGACTGGGTGGGCGGGCGTTATTCCCTGTGGTCGGCCATCGGCCTGCCCATCGCCATCGCCATCGGCATGAACCGCTTCGAGGAACTGCTGGCCGGCGCCAGGGCCATGGACGAACATTTCCTTTCCGCCCCCCTGGAAGCCAACCTGCCCACGGTGCTGGCCCTGATCGGGGTGTGGAACGTCAATTTCCTGGGGGCCGGGGCTTATGCCGTGCTGCCCTACGACCAGTACCTGCACCGCTTGGCCGCCTACCTGCAGCAGGCCGACATGGAAAGCAACGGCAAGCGGGTGACCCGCGACGGCCGGCCGGTGGCCTGGGACACCGCGCCGGTGCTGTTCGGCGAGGCCGGCACCAACGGCCAACATTCCTTCTACCAGTTGATCCACCAGGGCACCCGGCTGGTTCCTTGCGACTTCATCGCCCCGGCGGTCAGCCACAACGAGCTGGACGATCACCACGCGATTCTGCTGTCCAACTTCTTCGCGCAGACGGAAGCCTTGATGCGCGGCAAGACCGCGGACGAGGCCCGAGCCGACCTGGAGAAGCAGGGCCTTGCCGATGAGGCGCTGGAGGCCCTGCTGCCCCACAAGGTCTTTCCCGGCAACCGGCCGACCAACTCGATCCTGGTGCGCCGCGTCGATCCCCATACGCTCGGCATGCTGATCGCCCTTTACGAGCACAAGATCTTCGTCCAGGGCTGCATCTGGGACATCAACCCCTACGACCAGTGGGGCGTGGAACTGGGCAAGCAGCTGGCCAGCCGGATCTTGCCCGAACTGAAGGGGCCGGACGCGCCTACCGCCCATGATTCCTCCACCAACGGCCTGATCGCCGCCTACAAAGCCTGGAAATGA
- a CDS encoding replicative DNA helicase codes for MATNLPLPPVDLSATGRASGAFRTPPHNVEAEKALLGAIMANNRAYERVSEFLRGEHFALGQHGKIFEACARLIERGQIADPVTLKNFFEQADTLADIGGPAYIADLATAAVGIINAGEYGRLIYDLYLKRQLIVMGEDMVNDAFGADMEHSATEQIQVVEQKLYDLASSGEIEGGFRSFRDSLKNAVEIAQAAHQRQGQLSGVTTGLRDINAKLGGLHSSDLLILAGRPSMGKTALATNIAFNAAKAYREERGEDGKVKVVDGAVVGFFSLEMSAEQLATRILSEQARIGSDKIRKGLLSNDEFNRLVVAAQEVEQLPIYIDDSPGLTVSALRTRARRLKRQHGLGLIVIDYLQLMSASPGSADRGRVQEVSEITRGLKTLAKELEVPVLALSQLSRQVENRDDKRPQLADLRESGSIEQDADVVMFIFRAEYYLSRGEPIQRADEAIEKYTQRHEHWVQRCEEVHNKAEVIVAKQRHGPIGSVDLFFEGEFTRFGDLDTQHGEAF; via the coding sequence ATGGCAACCAACCTCCCCCTCCCGCCCGTCGACCTGTCGGCCACCGGCCGGGCGTCCGGCGCCTTCCGCACCCCGCCCCACAACGTGGAGGCCGAGAAGGCGTTGCTGGGCGCCATCATGGCCAACAACCGCGCCTACGAGCGGGTGTCGGAATTCCTGCGCGGCGAGCATTTCGCGCTCGGTCAGCACGGCAAGATCTTCGAGGCCTGCGCCCGCCTGATCGAACGCGGCCAGATCGCCGATCCCGTTACCCTGAAGAACTTCTTCGAGCAGGCGGATACCTTGGCCGACATCGGAGGGCCGGCCTACATCGCCGATCTGGCGACAGCGGCGGTGGGCATCATCAACGCCGGCGAATACGGCCGCCTGATCTACGACTTGTACCTCAAGCGCCAGCTCATCGTCATGGGCGAGGACATGGTCAACGACGCCTTCGGCGCCGACATGGAACACAGCGCCACCGAACAGATTCAGGTGGTCGAGCAGAAGCTCTACGACCTTGCTTCGTCGGGCGAGATCGAGGGTGGTTTCCGGTCCTTCCGCGATTCCCTGAAGAACGCCGTCGAGATCGCCCAGGCCGCGCACCAGCGCCAGGGCCAGCTATCCGGCGTCACCACGGGCCTACGCGACATCAACGCCAAGCTGGGCGGCCTGCATTCGTCCGACCTCTTGATCCTGGCCGGACGGCCCTCGATGGGCAAGACTGCCTTGGCCACCAACATCGCCTTCAACGCCGCCAAGGCCTACCGCGAGGAACGGGGCGAGGACGGCAAGGTCAAGGTGGTGGACGGGGCGGTGGTCGGCTTCTTCTCCCTGGAAATGAGCGCCGAGCAGCTCGCCACCCGCATCCTGTCGGAACAGGCCCGCATCGGTTCCGACAAGATCCGCAAGGGCCTGCTGTCCAACGACGAGTTCAACCGCCTGGTCGTCGCCGCCCAGGAGGTGGAGCAACTGCCCATCTATATCGACGATTCTCCCGGCCTGACGGTCAGCGCGTTGCGCACCCGCGCCCGCCGCCTGAAGCGGCAGCACGGCCTGGGGCTGATCGTCATCGACTACCTGCAATTGATGAGCGCCAGCCCCGGTTCGGCCGACCGCGGCCGCGTCCAGGAGGTGTCCGAAATCACCCGCGGCCTGAAGACGCTCGCCAAGGAACTGGAGGTGCCGGTCCTCGCCCTGTCCCAGTTGTCGCGCCAGGTGGAAAACCGCGACGACAAGCGCCCGCAATTGGCGGACCTGCGCGAATCGGGCTCCATCGAGCAGGACGCCGACGTGGTGATGTTCATCTTCCGCGCCGAATACTACCTGTCGCGGGGCGAGCCCATCCAGCGCGCCGACGAGGCCATCGAGAAGTACACCCAGCGCCACGAACACTGGGTCCAGCGCTGCGAAGAGGTGCACAACAAGGCGGAAGTCATCGTCGCCAAGCAGCGCCACGGCCCCATCGGTTCCGTCGATCTGTTCTTCGAGGGCGAGTTCACCCGTTTCGGCGACCTTGACACCCAGCATGGCGAGGCGTTCTAA